The Anolis carolinensis isolate JA03-04 chromosome 2, rAnoCar3.1.pri, whole genome shotgun sequence genome has a window encoding:
- the ankdd1b gene encoding ankyrin repeat and death domain-containing protein 1B, with protein MKVEQALLKQRLGSPAAAAAPGQGVAGRGRRVGLCLPLGAMEATWSRAVKSLTGLIGNWNPIPDESDSARAAAAEEAANAEILLPDEKEFQHAAKTNNLDTMERLFKKKVNINAANILKRTALHFAVAGNHISAVDFLLHHKARVDIADKHGLVPIHLAAWTGNLDIMRMLIKAGADQKAKNQEGRNVLHFAAQNNNVRIVDYFIQDLHLLDLNTPDEKGRKPFLLAAEWGHVEMVNELISLNLSTTQKDKDGNTALHLAAKNGHHEVAEVLLGQWEDINEFNEEGETPFYLAVAGGHEKCADLLLEAGSDINISNKHNANALHIATQNGHTSLVTYLTSKNINLEAQPQQKNSPLHLAIIKNSLTVVNNLIDAGHDINSLNQRQQSPLHLAADLGNVEVIEMLLKKGCDLNIVDKQGKTALAVAARSNLALIVDMIIKAERYYTWKQEHCHSDGDLPNDTLSFKQDHSLQTKQIRSSLWNLAYNQLKMREWTKLAKFWMFTDEQIKAIEEQWTGKKSYKEHGHRMLLIWLHGVLTVGQNPIKQLYEDLVRAGLQQLAEKMRSESNAGTEPRKCAVS; from the exons ATGAAGGTGGAGCAGGCCCTTCTCAAACAAAGGCTGGGTTCACCTGCTGCGGCTGCTGCTCCTGGGCAGGGAGTCGCCGGGCGAGGAAGGAGGGTTGGCCTTTGCTTGCCCCTCGGCGCCATGGAGGCGACCTGGAGCCGCGCCGTCAAGAGCCTGACGGGCCTGATCGGGAATTGGAACCCCATTCCCGACGAAAGCGACAGCGCAAGGGccgcggcggcggaggaggcggcCAACGCGGAGATCC TTCTTCCTGATGAAAAAGAATTCCAGCATGCTGCTAAAACTAATAATCTGGACACTATGGAAAGACTGTTTAAGAAAAAAGTTAATATTAATGCTGCAAATATT CTGAAGCGCACAGCTCTCCACTTTGCTGTTGCAGGAAATCATATATCTGCCGTGGACTTTCTCCTCCATCACAAAGCTAGAGTTGATATTGCTGATAAG CATGGACTTGTTCCAATTCATCTTGCTGCATGGACTGGAAATCTGGACATAATGCGGATGTTAATTAAAGCAGGTGCTGATCAAAAAGCTAAGAACCAG gaaggaagaaaTGTCCTCCACTTTGCAGCTCAGAATAATAATGTTAGAATAGTTGACTATTTCATCCAGGATCTTCACTTGCTTGATCTCAATACTCCGGATGAG AAAGGTAGAAAGCCATTCCTTCTGGCAGCTGAATGGGGCCACGTAGAAATGGTAAACGAGCTGATTTCTCTTAACTTATCCACCACGCAAAAGGACAAA GATGGAAATACTGCATTGCACCTGGCAGCTAAAAATGGCCACCATGAAGTGGCAGAAGTTCTCCTTGGTCAGTGGGAAGACATAAATGAGTTCAATGAG GAGGGTGAAACACCTTTTTATCTGGCTGTGGCAGGGGGCCATGAAAAATGTGCTGATCTCTTACTGGAAGCAGGAAGTGATATCAATATCTCAAACAAA CACAATGCAAATGCATTACACATTGCAACCCAGAATGGACATACATCTTTGGTCACTTATCTTACTAGTAAAAATATAAATTTGGAGGCTCAACCTCAG caAAAGAATTCTCCTCTCCATTTGGCCATCATAAAAAATAGCTTAACTGTGGTGAATAATTTAATAGATGCCGGCCATGACATAAACTCTCTCAATCAG AGGCAACAATCACCATTACACTTGGCGGCAGACCTTGGAAATGTGGAAGTGATTGAAATGCTGCTCAAAAAAGGTTGTGACCTCAACATTGTGGACAAG caAGGGAAGACTGCCTTAGCTGTAGCTGCCAGAAGCAATCTTGCCTTGATTGTTGATATGATCATAAAAGCAGAACGGTATTACACCTGGaaacag GAGCATTGTCATAGTGATGGTGATCTGCCAAATGATACCTTATCTTTTAAACAAGATCACAGTTTGCAGACCAAACAGATCCGCTCCTCCCTTTGGAATCTTGCTTATAATCAGTTAAAAATGCGTGAATGGACAAAACTGGCAAAGTTCTGGATGTTTACAGATGAACAGATCAAAGCTATTGAAGAACAGTGGACAG GGAAAAAGAGCTACAAGGAACACGGGCACAGAATGCTTCTAATCTGGTTACATGGTGTCCTAACTGTTGGTCAGAATCCAATCAAGCAATTATATGAAGATCTGGTGAGAGCTGGACTCCAACAACTAGCTG AGAAGATGAGATCAGAGAGTAATGCTGGCACAGAACCAAGAAAATGTGCAGTTTCATGA